From a single Miscanthus floridulus cultivar M001 chromosome 8, ASM1932011v1, whole genome shotgun sequence genomic region:
- the LOC136472976 gene encoding YTH domain-containing protein ECT1-like produces MDKQEPVANVEQKIGLSEKPKEQPVASKDEKAAVLPISVDSNAIDLPSEGQTQAGTSNMDGGHNGAHNFYASQAQPFYYQGSRYENPPQEWDTYPPYMSVEGLEVGPPVVYNEDPSLMFHGGYGYDPYAHYSPIATPVPTAVSGDGQLYSPQQFSFSAPYYQQSVTPGMPYLSSPTPISQGDTNTMMPIDPTQGAFIADTLSPNSFLFGPRPEWFRSSEGTGSFPSPAASPQPSSGVPGTYGQSNFPMASGMASPHQRPFYGLGSTTDSYGRGFSHGGMFPQASNYGGSFTSFGLNGRSSISIEKGRRRGRGNALICSCNGPLDFLNEQSRGPRATKPKKQPEVDSKDEKATTGVGRESYNRPDFVTEYTNARFFIIKSYSEDNVHKSVKYGVWASTTNGNKKLDLAYREAKEKEEHCPIFLLFSVNASAQFCGVTEMIGPVDFEKSVDYWQQDKWTGQFPVKWHIVKDVPNNLFRHIILENNDNKPVTNSRDTQEVKLEQGLEMLKIFKNHDDDASILDDFDFYEEREKALQENKARLHQQHLPSSIVVEPKKPLTVPTDLVGHITKSFAQAVRLGEAKTVSPLAEKVSGSDSSIPVKPVEVKQSGLS; encoded by the exons ATGGATAAGCAGGAGCCAGTAGCCAATGTCGAACAAAAGATAGGTCTCTCTGAGAAGCCTAAGGAGCAG CCTGTTGCCAGTAAGGATGAGAAAGCAGCTGTGCTGCCAATTTCAGTTGATTCAAATGCTATCGATCTACCAAGTGAAGGCCAAACCCAAGCTGGCACATCCAACATGGATGGGGGCCATAATGGTGCACACAACTTCTATGCTTCTCAGGCACAGCCATTCTATTACCAAG GCTCCAGATATGAAAACCCTCCACAAGAATGGGACACATATCCTCCCTACATGAGTGTTGAAGGATTGGAAGTGGGCCCACCA GTTGTATACAATGAGGACCCCTCATTGATGTTCCATGGTGGCTATGGTTATGACCCATATGCTCATTATTCTCCTATTGCAACACCTGTACCGACTGCTGTTAGTGGAGATGGTCAGCTCTACTCCCCTCAGCAGTTCTCCTTCTCGGCTCCTTACTACCAGCAGTCAGTAACACCTGGCATGCCATATTTAAGCTCTCCTACTCCAATATCACAGGGTGATACAAATACAATGATGCCGATTGACCCAACACAAGGAGCTTTTATCGCTGATACCCTGAGTCCAAACAGCTTCCTGTTTGGCCCAAGACCTG AATGGTTCAGATCTTCAGAAGGAACTGGGTCATTTCCATCACCTGCAGCTTCACCTCAACCTTCTAGTGGTGTTCCAGGGACCTATGGCCAAAGCAACTTTCCAATGGCTTCAGGAATG GCATCGCCTCACCAGAGGCCCTTCTATGGTTTGGGATCCACAACTGACTCCTATGGAAGGGGTTTCTCACATGGTGGAATGTTCCCACAGGCCAGTAATTATGGGGGATCCTTCACCAGCTTTGGCCTTAATGGTAGAAGTTCTATCTCGATCGAGAAAGGGCGCAGGAGGGGAAGGGGTAATGCACTTATTTGCAGCTGCAATGGCCCACTTGACTTTCTTAACGAGCAAAGTCGGGGTCCACGTGCTACTAAGCCTAAGAAGCAACCAGAGGTTGACAGTAAGGATGAGAAGGCTACTACAGGAGTTGGTCGTGAGTCATACAACAGGCCTGACTTTGTTACAGAGTACACGAATGCCAGGTTTTTCATCATAAAATCATACAGTGAAGATAATGTGCACAAGAGTGTAAAATATGGTGTTTGGGCTAGCACCACAAATGGAAACAAGAAACTGGACTTAGCCTATCGTGAAGCTAAGGAGAAGGAAGAGCACTGTCCCATTTTTCTGTTATTTTCG GTGAATGCCAGTGCACAATTCTGTGGTGTTACTGAGATGATTGGACCAGTGGACTTTGAGAAAAGTGTGGATTACTGGCAGCAAGATAAGTGGACTGGTCAATTCCCTGTGAAGTGGCACATAGTGAAGGATGTCCCCAATAATCTTTTCCGGCATATAATTCTTGAAAATAACGACAATAAACCCGTAACAAATAGCCGAGATACACAGGAG GTGAAACTAGAGCAAGGACTGGAGATGCTGAAGATCTTTAAGAACCATGATGATGATGCATCAATCCTTGATGACTTTGACTTTTATGAGGAGCGTGAGAAAGCGCTGCAGGAAAATAAGGCACGCCTGCATCAGCAACATCTACCCAGTTCTATTGTTGTTGAGCCCAAGAAACCCTTGACTGTACCCACTGACCTCGTGGGCCATATCACCAAGAGTTTTGCTCAGGCTGTGCGGCTTGGTGAGGCCAAGACTGTAAGCCCTTTGGCTGAGAAAGTTTCTGGCAGCGATTCGTCTATTCCTGTGAAGCCTGTTGAAGTTAAGCAGAGTGGTTTATCTTAG